A stretch of the Actinomycetota bacterium genome encodes the following:
- the jag gene encoding RNA-binding cell elongation regulator Jag/EloR has product MVAEVERSAQSVEEALGAALAALGATEQEVDVEIVQEPKAGGLLRRGGQEAVVRVRRRRDPNAPTQEELEEQAEIAADFLDELLERMGIECVVEPNFEDGTMYVDILGDSPDDEEMAILIGRHGQTLESLQELTRVVVGRQSEGRCRVMVDVEDYRKRHRDRLESRARDLSKQVISSGKERELEAMNAYDRKIVHDVVAGFDGLQSSSRGEDPERRVVISRSS; this is encoded by the coding sequence GCTCTGGCGGCACTCGGGGCGACGGAACAGGAAGTGGACGTAGAGATCGTCCAGGAGCCGAAGGCCGGCGGGCTGCTTCGCCGTGGTGGCCAGGAGGCGGTCGTCCGGGTGCGCCGTCGCCGCGATCCGAACGCGCCCACGCAGGAGGAGCTCGAGGAGCAGGCGGAGATCGCGGCCGACTTCCTCGATGAGCTCCTCGAGAGGATGGGCATCGAATGCGTCGTTGAGCCGAACTTCGAGGACGGGACGATGTATGTCGACATCCTCGGAGACAGCCCCGACGACGAGGAGATGGCCATCCTGATCGGGCGGCACGGTCAGACCCTGGAGTCGCTCCAGGAGCTGACCCGGGTGGTCGTCGGCCGCCAGAGCGAGGGTCGCTGCCGCGTGATGGTGGACGTCGAGGACTATCGCAAGCGACACCGCGACCGCCTGGAGTCCCGGGCCAGGGATCTCTCGAAGCAGGTGATCAGTTCCGGCAAGGAGCGGGAGCTCGAAGCGATGAACGCCTACGATCGGAAGATCGTGCACGACGTCGTGGCCGGGTTCGACGGGCTCCAGAGCTCCAGCCGCGGCGAGGACCCGGAACGCCGTGTCGTCATCAGCCGCTCCTCCTGA
- a CDS encoding ParB/RepB/Spo0J family partition protein, whose translation MKKGGLGRGLGALIPGAVEEGAGLVEIPVTAVAPNPKQPRTNFDDETLRSLSASIKEVGILQPIVVRKSASGYELVAGERRLRAAKLAGLATIAAVVRDVEDSETLREALIENIHREDLGPVELAEAFRELLEELGLKQETLADRLGVSRSHIANTIRLLQLPKECQQLLADGKIQAGHGRALLSLNEGSAQNDLALRIAAEDLSVRETEELVRRYIDRPKPEATPKASAAQAEPSNAGLGEVEEILSEQLATRVQIQMNKKRGRIVVEFGSADDLERIVSEIVGSGPGMMPD comes from the coding sequence ATGAAGAAGGGTGGACTCGGCCGCGGCCTGGGCGCGCTGATCCCGGGGGCGGTCGAGGAGGGCGCCGGCCTGGTGGAGATCCCCGTGACGGCGGTCGCTCCTAACCCCAAGCAGCCGCGCACGAACTTCGACGACGAGACGCTTCGCTCGCTCTCGGCCTCGATCAAGGAGGTCGGCATCCTGCAGCCGATCGTCGTCCGCAAGTCGGCCTCGGGCTATGAGCTCGTCGCCGGCGAGCGGCGGTTGCGCGCAGCCAAGCTCGCCGGCTTGGCCACGATCGCCGCCGTCGTGCGCGACGTCGAGGATTCGGAAACGCTGCGCGAGGCGCTGATCGAGAACATCCATCGCGAGGACCTCGGTCCCGTCGAACTCGCGGAGGCGTTCCGCGAGCTGCTCGAGGAACTCGGCCTCAAGCAGGAGACCCTCGCCGACCGGCTCGGCGTCTCCCGCTCGCACATCGCGAACACGATCCGCCTGTTGCAGCTCCCCAAAGAGTGTCAGCAGCTGCTCGCGGACGGAAAGATCCAAGCGGGTCACGGTCGCGCCCTGCTCTCGCTGAACGAAGGATCGGCGCAGAACGACCTTGCGCTGCGGATCGCCGCCGAGGACCTCTCGGTTCGTGAGACCGAGGAACTCGTTCGCCGCTACATCGATCGACCGAAGCCGGAGGCAACACCGAAAGCCTCTGCTGCACAGGCTGAACCGTCCAACGCGGGCCTGGGCGAGGTGGAAGAGATCCTTTCGGAACAACTGGCCACCAGGGTGCAGATCCAGATGAACAAGAAACGTGGACGCATCGTCGTGGAGTTCGGCTCCGCCGACGACCTGGAACGCATCGTGTCCGAGATCGTCGGGTCCGGACCGGGCATGATGCCCGACTGA
- a CDS encoding AAA family ATPase has protein sequence MTKRDPRDRAASGDSPGAPASEVSPGSSSKQKQPKRTKKSSSRSSPATDTGSRVIAIANQKGGVGKSTTAVSLGAALAELGQRVLVIDLDPQGNASTGLGIKHESRDVTVYDVLATEAPITEAIIQTPTEGLAAIPSTIDLAGAEIELVSQFSRELRLRKAIEPLKEDSYDFIFLDCPPSLGLLTVNALAAAQELIVPIQCEYYALEGLGQLLHNVRLVQQNINMGLRLTGIVMTMFDSRTKLSEQVVDEVRRYFGDRVYDVIIPRTVRLSEAPGFGQPITTYDPKSKGAETYRLLAKEVLEKPLPEGEAMPQMEDLPKVILPVEGESARSTQPTSSPDDEDEEPEPEGSQAVSEPADPARTASGPETADRGSTSVAADAERPAAGIGDAATEGSTQATTTPEVASPPAKRSETGSPSASYDAVTREAPREDPPPRRAPSGREQATGSQTPVEQDSKEQGASPPQGPAQRRPATVGASTSGERNDPSGPRGRRVVVIDERAEEAAVLSGQERPVRTDDVDPGAAADIGERLPQEPARKKKRWWQLGKGGEA, from the coding sequence GTGACGAAGCGTGACCCCCGCGATCGCGCTGCTTCCGGAGACTCTCCCGGCGCCCCCGCGTCCGAGGTCTCTCCTGGTTCCAGCTCGAAGCAGAAGCAGCCGAAGCGAACGAAGAAGTCTTCTTCCCGTTCGTCCCCAGCGACCGATACCGGTTCCCGCGTCATCGCGATCGCGAATCAGAAGGGCGGGGTCGGTAAGTCCACGACGGCCGTGAGCCTCGGTGCCGCCCTCGCCGAGCTCGGGCAACGGGTTCTCGTGATCGATCTGGATCCCCAGGGGAACGCGTCCACGGGACTGGGCATCAAGCACGAGTCTCGCGACGTCACCGTCTACGACGTTCTGGCGACCGAGGCGCCGATCACCGAGGCGATCATCCAAACCCCCACCGAGGGCCTCGCGGCGATCCCCTCCACGATCGATCTCGCCGGGGCGGAGATCGAACTGGTGAGCCAGTTCTCCCGGGAGCTCCGCCTGCGGAAGGCGATCGAGCCGCTCAAGGAGGACTCCTACGACTTCATCTTCCTGGACTGTCCGCCCTCGCTCGGACTCCTGACGGTGAATGCCCTCGCCGCGGCACAGGAGCTGATCGTCCCGATCCAGTGCGAGTACTACGCCCTGGAGGGGCTGGGCCAGCTGCTCCACAACGTGCGGCTGGTCCAGCAGAACATCAACATGGGACTGCGCCTCACCGGCATCGTCATGACGATGTTCGATTCTCGGACCAAGCTCTCGGAGCAGGTGGTCGACGAGGTCAGGCGGTACTTCGGGGACCGGGTGTATGACGTCATCATCCCGCGGACGGTCCGGCTGTCGGAGGCCCCCGGCTTCGGTCAGCCGATCACGACCTACGACCCCAAGAGCAAGGGAGCCGAGACGTACCGGCTGCTCGCCAAGGAGGTACTGGAGAAGCCCCTCCCCGAGGGAGAGGCGATGCCACAGATGGAGGATCTGCCCAAGGTGATCCTCCCTGTCGAGGGGGAGTCGGCGCGTTCCACCCAGCCCACCTCGTCCCCGGACGACGAGGACGAGGAGCCTGAGCCGGAGGGCTCCCAGGCCGTCTCCGAGCCCGCCGATCCCGCGAGAACCGCCTCCGGACCCGAGACTGCCGACCGCGGGTCGACGTCCGTAGCGGCGGATGCCGAGCGCCCCGCTGCTGGCATAGGAGACGCGGCGACCGAGGGATCGACGCAGGCCACGACTACACCCGAGGTCGCCTCACCCCCCGCCAAGCGTTCCGAGACGGGATCGCCGTCTGCGTCGTACGACGCTGTCACACGGGAGGCACCTCGGGAGGACCCCCCACCGCGTCGGGCACCCTCGGGTCGTGAGCAGGCCACCGGGTCGCAGACCCCTGTCGAGCAGGACTCCAAGGAGCAAGGAGCGTCCCCCCCACAGGGCCCCGCGCAGCGGCGCCCCGCAACCGTGGGAGCATCCACGTCGGGCGAACGGAACGACCCGTCCGGGCCACGAGGTCGGAGGGTCGTGGTGATCGATGAGCGGGCCGAAGAGGCGGCCGTGCTCAGTGGGCAGGAGCGGCCGGTTCGCACCGACGACGTCGATCCGGGCGCCGCCGCCGATATCGGTGAGCGGTTGCCCCAGGAACCCGCGAGGAAGAAGAAGCGCTGGTGGCAGCTCGGCAAAGGGGGAGAGGCATGA
- a CDS encoding 16S rRNA (guanine(527)-N(7))-methyltransferase RsmG, whose translation MTGVQELADRVERILGRGLPDPALRKLLALERLLADRGVALGLISERDRPRILERHILDSLRAAGAAETGDRLAYDLGSGGGIPGLPLAIAVPELSITCVEARRNRVAFIELAIDDLELRNARARPGRIEDLAQRVDLCFARALKSAAESWRLAQPLLRPGGRLVYFGGKGFGGPDQLSPELRDGPGTPQVRVVEPSGLESAGPLVIMGRP comes from the coding sequence ATGACCGGGGTGCAGGAACTCGCGGACCGTGTCGAGAGGATCCTCGGACGGGGACTCCCCGATCCGGCCCTCCGGAAGCTTCTGGCGTTGGAGCGGCTCCTGGCCGACCGCGGCGTCGCGCTCGGCCTGATCTCGGAACGCGACCGCCCCAGGATCCTCGAACGGCACATCCTGGATTCCCTTCGAGCGGCCGGCGCCGCCGAGACAGGTGATCGGCTCGCCTACGACCTCGGGAGCGGAGGCGGGATTCCCGGCCTTCCCCTCGCCATCGCCGTGCCGGAGCTGTCGATCACCTGCGTCGAAGCGCGGCGGAACCGGGTGGCGTTCATCGAGCTCGCGATCGACGATCTCGAGCTGCGGAACGCCCGCGCCCGTCCGGGAAGGATCGAGGACCTGGCACAGCGTGTGGACCTGTGCTTCGCAAGGGCGTTGAAGTCGGCCGCAGAAAGCTGGCGCCTGGCGCAGCCACTCCTGCGTCCCGGGGGACGCCTTGTCTACTTCGGAGGCAAGGGGTTCGGCGGTCCGGACCAGCTCTCTCCGGAGCTGAGGGACGGCCCCGGAACCCCCCAGGTGCGCGTCGTGGAGCCCTCCGGCCTTGAAAGCGCCGGTCCTCTCGTTATCATGGGTCGGCCGTGA
- a CDS encoding D-alanine--D-alanine ligase, with amino-acid sequence MSAAVSGRIAVLAGGRSTEREVSLRSGHRVAGALGERGYDTVILDPADVPLVESLSEGGFDACYLALHGKEGEDGTVQRLLDLLGLPYTGTPGSACEIAFDKVLAKDALAAAGVRTPAWATIEAAALRDLGAGAALARIAETVGTPAVVKPSRSGSAFGVGFVEREADLAAAIMAALSYAEAVIVERKIVGTEIAAGLIGDEPEVLPLVEIEPKSGVYDYAARYTAGATEYHAPARLAPEIAGEVASEAVRSFEVLGLRDVSRVDVIVDRDAIPWVLEVNVSPGMTETSLLPMAAKAAGLSLGDLCDRVVRAALARV; translated from the coding sequence ATGAGCGCGGCCGTATCCGGGCGGATCGCGGTCTTGGCCGGAGGACGGTCCACCGAACGCGAGGTCTCCCTGCGGTCGGGCCATCGGGTGGCCGGGGCGCTGGGCGAGCGTGGATATGACACCGTCATACTGGATCCGGCCGACGTTCCCTTGGTCGAATCGCTGTCGGAGGGCGGCTTCGACGCATGCTACCTGGCCCTGCACGGCAAGGAGGGCGAGGACGGAACCGTCCAGCGTCTGCTCGACCTCCTCGGCCTCCCGTACACGGGGACGCCCGGATCCGCGTGCGAGATCGCGTTCGACAAGGTGCTCGCGAAGGACGCCCTTGCCGCGGCCGGGGTCCGCACGCCTGCGTGGGCCACGATCGAGGCCGCCGCCCTGCGCGATCTGGGGGCGGGCGCAGCCCTCGCGCGCATCGCCGAGACGGTGGGCACGCCCGCAGTCGTGAAGCCCTCCCGCTCGGGATCCGCGTTCGGAGTCGGATTCGTCGAGCGCGAGGCCGATCTGGCGGCCGCGATCATGGCGGCGCTGTCGTACGCGGAGGCGGTCATCGTCGAGCGCAAGATCGTGGGGACCGAGATCGCCGCCGGCCTGATCGGCGACGAGCCCGAGGTCCTTCCGCTCGTCGAGATCGAGCCGAAGTCGGGTGTGTACGACTACGCAGCGCGGTACACGGCGGGTGCCACCGAGTACCACGCCCCCGCACGGCTGGCTCCCGAGATCGCCGGGGAGGTTGCGTCCGAGGCCGTGCGGTCGTTCGAGGTTCTCGGTCTGCGAGACGTGAGTCGGGTCGACGTGATCGTCGACCGTGACGCGATCCCCTGGGTACTCGAGGTCAACGTGTCCCCCGGCATGACCGAGACGAGCCTGCTCCCGATGGCCGCGAAGGCTGCGGGGCTCTCCCTCGGAGATCTCTGCGACCGGGTCGTTCGTGCGGCCCTCGCGCGCGTTTGA